From the genome of Lentilactobacillus buchneri, one region includes:
- the gdhA gene encoding NADP-specific glutamate dehydrogenase has product MTNVKSYIESIKDQIDRRDPNQTEFQEAVFTVLDSLEPTLEAHPEYVKSNLLAQLVEPERAIQFRVPWQSDDGQFNVNRGFRVQFNSAIGPYKGGLRLHPSVNLSVVKFLGFEQILKNSLTGLPIGGAKGGSDFDPKGKSDSEIMRFCQSFMTELQRHIGPDLDVPAGDIGVGGREIGYLFGAYKRLNGYQNGVLTGKGLTFGGSLARTEATGFGLLYYTNAMLKAQGDTLTGKKIKISGAGNVATYAIQKATELGAKVITVSDSNGYIYDPKGIDYKVVQQIKEVERGRIREYADRVASAEYHGGSVWDFDVDYDIALPCATQNEINKDQAKLIVKDGVKYVCEGANMPSYPDAIAIYRDGDILYGPAKAANAGGVAVSALEMSQNSERLAWSFETVDNRLQDIMEDIFTKSEAADKKYHLDKDYQAGANIAGFEKVAEAMMAQGLV; this is encoded by the coding sequence TTGACCAACGTTAAGTCATATATTGAATCAATCAAAGATCAAATTGATCGTCGAGATCCGAACCAAACCGAATTTCAGGAAGCTGTATTTACTGTCCTGGATAGCCTGGAACCAACTTTAGAGGCCCATCCAGAATATGTGAAGAGCAATCTGCTCGCACAATTAGTCGAGCCGGAACGGGCAATTCAATTCCGGGTTCCTTGGCAGTCAGACGATGGCCAATTTAATGTCAATCGTGGGTTTCGGGTTCAATTTAACTCCGCCATTGGTCCTTACAAAGGCGGTTTGAGGTTACATCCCAGTGTTAACTTGAGCGTGGTCAAATTTCTTGGCTTCGAACAAATTTTGAAAAATAGTTTAACTGGTTTGCCCATCGGTGGTGCCAAGGGTGGCAGTGATTTTGACCCCAAAGGCAAATCTGATTCTGAGATCATGCGCTTCTGTCAAAGCTTTATGACCGAATTACAACGCCACATTGGGCCTGACCTGGATGTTCCTGCAGGCGATATTGGTGTTGGCGGCCGTGAAATTGGCTACTTATTTGGTGCTTATAAACGGCTGAATGGTTATCAAAATGGCGTGTTGACTGGTAAAGGATTGACATTTGGCGGCAGTCTCGCCCGTACTGAAGCGACCGGTTTTGGCTTGCTGTATTACACTAACGCGATGTTAAAGGCCCAGGGCGACACTTTAACCGGCAAGAAGATCAAGATTTCAGGTGCCGGAAACGTCGCCACTTATGCCATTCAAAAGGCCACAGAACTCGGGGCCAAAGTCATCACCGTTTCAGATTCCAACGGCTACATTTATGACCCCAAAGGAATTGACTACAAAGTTGTTCAGCAGATTAAAGAAGTTGAACGCGGCCGGATCCGTGAATATGCCGACCGGGTGGCATCCGCTGAATACCATGGTGGATCTGTCTGGGATTTTGACGTTGACTATGACATTGCTTTACCATGCGCGACTCAAAATGAAATCAACAAGGATCAGGCAAAATTGATCGTCAAAGACGGTGTCAAGTATGTCTGTGAGGGTGCCAACATGCCGAGTTACCCGGATGCGATTGCAATTTATCGTGACGGCGATATTCTGTATGGCCCGGCCAAAGCAGCCAATGCTGGCGGCGTGGCGGTATCTGCTTTGGAAATGAGCCAAAACAGCGAACGGTTGGCTTGGAGTTTTGAAACGGTCGATAACCGGCTTCAAGACATCATGGAAGATATTTTCACCAAGTCCGAAGCTGCTGACAAAAAATATCATTTGGATAAGGACTATCAAGCTGGCGCCAATATTGCTGGATTTGAGAAGGTCGCTGAAGCCATGATGGCACAAGGATTAGTATAA
- a CDS encoding ISL3 family transposase, producing MSNDTTKMLLGIDDEHLIIEEGQVGDDGVIRLVGSLNYTPKACRNCGIINDHQIIGYGWRKTTIRFAKTLGSTVILCLNRRNFHCKACHTNFLAQTNAVPKHCTISNTTRKQCLEKLTEPVSLKHIADELSTSDSFVGRQLLRAERDFQTNWHYLPKVLLMDEVKSTKSATDAMSFEFMDAETHELIDLLPFRTIYQLQKYFQHYDQAARENVKIIVTDMNYTYPKLVGQIFPNAIVVIDPFHLVNALNRAFNKTRVRLMKTLATSSREYHALKRYWKLLLTPENHLNYEAFRKWTNFPYPATATDVVDALLDIDPELKQTYNVMNRLRETIKNRDWPNYNQVFHHLEGCSEEMLATLQTLATHHDEIGNTFTHHYTNGPLEGSNNKIKVIKRTGFGYRNFFRFRLRVLFAFRVHTKRALITK from the coding sequence ATGTCAAATGATACTACGAAAATGTTGTTAGGAATAGATGATGAACACTTAATAATTGAGGAAGGACAAGTGGGTGATGATGGAGTGATTCGATTGGTGGGGTCCCTAAACTACACCCCCAAGGCATGCCGCAATTGTGGGATTATCAATGATCACCAAATTATTGGCTATGGTTGGCGGAAGACCACCATTAGATTCGCAAAAACATTGGGCAGCACCGTTATCCTGTGTCTCAATCGGCGAAACTTTCACTGTAAGGCTTGTCATACCAATTTCCTGGCGCAGACGAATGCGGTGCCGAAACACTGCACGATTTCAAATACGACCCGCAAACAATGCTTAGAAAAACTGACCGAACCGGTTTCGCTCAAACACATTGCCGATGAGTTATCCACTTCGGATTCATTCGTTGGTCGGCAGCTCTTGCGCGCTGAACGGGACTTTCAAACCAACTGGCACTATTTACCAAAAGTTCTCCTCATGGACGAAGTTAAAAGCACTAAGAGCGCCACCGACGCGATGAGCTTTGAATTTATGGATGCGGAAACCCACGAATTGATCGACCTGTTACCCTTTAGGACCATCTATCAGCTTCAAAAGTATTTCCAGCATTACGACCAGGCTGCGCGAGAAAATGTGAAAATTATCGTCACCGATATGAACTATACCTATCCCAAATTGGTGGGGCAGATCTTTCCGAACGCCATCGTTGTCATCGATCCGTTCCACTTGGTTAACGCTTTAAATCGAGCTTTTAATAAGACGCGGGTGCGCCTCATGAAAACCCTGGCGACTTCCTCACGCGAGTATCACGCCCTAAAACGCTATTGGAAACTATTATTAACGCCGGAAAATCACCTCAACTATGAAGCTTTCCGTAAGTGGACAAACTTCCCTTATCCAGCGACTGCCACTGATGTGGTTGATGCTTTATTGGACATTGATCCCGAGCTCAAGCAAACTTACAACGTGATGAATCGGTTACGTGAAACCATCAAAAACCGTGATTGGCCCAACTATAATCAAGTATTCCATCACTTAGAGGGCTGCTCGGAAGAGATGTTGGCAACCCTCCAGACCCTAGCGACTCATCATGATGAAATTGGCAATACCTTTACTCACCATTACACCAACGGGCCCTTAGAAGGTTCAAACAACAAGATTAAAGTCATTAAACGCACTGGATTTGGTTACCGAAACTTCTTCAGATTCCGGCTAAGAGTGCTGTTCGCTTTTCGAGTTCATACAAAAAGAGCTCTAATCACCAAGTGA
- a CDS encoding M20/M25/M40 family metallo-hydrolase: MDNNEKLQILKDLISFRTVNGNEHLVTAYIHDLLAKHGISSTFIKYAENRDDLIAEYDTGNPGPVLGFSGHADVVHEGALSTWTTPPFEPNVRDNRLYGRGAADMKGGLAGLTIAFISLVESKSVHNGILRLYVTMGEEVGELGSKLLADKGYVDDLDAVVIGEPSGVSKERLDAYVDSGGAKFTPELAAKLHQVSHDRKSPEQHFIFFAHKGWLMYEVVAHGKAAHSSMPKMGINAIDMLVNYYLKEKQFYQSIQATDPILGDTVYAPTIIAGGKQINSIPDIASLKVKVRTIPEFDNQTIIKKLHQLIDHLNQQPGYNLTIDITSKRPVINHPGSAIIDIAQKAGAHHLHESLDLPTIGVSLGTDASEYTRVNQKMDVVVLGPGNTTSHQHDEYIDLDTYYNMIETYKEIGQQYLN, from the coding sequence ATGGATAATAATGAAAAGCTGCAGATTTTAAAGGATCTGATTTCCTTTCGCACCGTCAACGGCAACGAACATCTGGTAACCGCCTATATTCACGACTTGCTGGCCAAACACGGGATAAGCTCAACTTTCATCAAATACGCTGAAAACCGAGATGACTTGATTGCTGAATATGACACGGGTAATCCTGGGCCGGTTCTGGGCTTCTCCGGCCACGCCGACGTTGTCCATGAAGGCGCCTTATCAACTTGGACGACGCCACCTTTTGAACCCAATGTCCGTGATAACCGTTTATATGGCCGTGGAGCCGCCGATATGAAAGGTGGACTCGCTGGCCTAACAATCGCGTTCATCAGCCTTGTGGAGTCCAAAAGCGTCCACAATGGCATTTTGAGGCTTTATGTGACTATGGGTGAGGAAGTCGGTGAGCTCGGGTCAAAATTATTGGCCGATAAAGGCTACGTAGATGATCTCGACGCCGTGGTGATCGGTGAACCCAGTGGGGTCTCAAAAGAGCGCCTCGATGCTTACGTCGATAGTGGCGGCGCTAAATTCACGCCAGAATTGGCAGCCAAGCTCCATCAGGTCAGTCATGACCGAAAATCGCCTGAACAGCATTTTATCTTCTTTGCCCATAAAGGCTGGCTGATGTATGAAGTCGTTGCCCATGGTAAGGCAGCCCACTCATCAATGCCAAAGATGGGAATCAACGCCATCGATATGCTGGTGAATTACTACCTCAAGGAAAAACAGTTCTATCAAAGCATTCAAGCCACTGATCCAATTCTGGGCGATACCGTGTACGCTCCGACAATTATTGCCGGTGGTAAACAAATCAACAGTATTCCAGACATTGCCAGCTTGAAAGTCAAAGTTCGGACGATCCCTGAGTTCGATAACCAAACGATCATCAAGAAACTCCACCAGCTGATTGATCATTTAAATCAACAGCCAGGGTACAACCTGACAATCGATATTACCAGTAAACGGCCGGTGATCAATCATCCCGGATCAGCGATTATCGACATCGCCCAAAAAGCTGGCGCCCACCACCTGCATGAATCTTTGGACCTGCCAACGATCGGGGTGTCGCTTGGAACAGATGCCTCTGAATACACCCGAGTGAACCAAAAGATGGATGTGGTGGTCCTCGGGCCGGGGAACACGACCAGCCATCAGCACGATGAATATATTGATCTGGATACTTACTACAATATGATTGAGACTTACAAAGAAATTGGCCAACAATATTTGAATTAA
- a CDS encoding AraC family transcriptional regulator, whose protein sequence is MVKQFLSISCIPTPTYIQSGHVVFSPGERHPNRKNFQFFVMMFMKRGKLFIAEDNTEYTVSAGEMFILQPQHHHYSWKPMDETTEYYWIHFATAGNYVQAREPKQMRPVIPVPAIHYYTSAITLFLEKQQPIPNEETVISMIKKIFANSRKSNENHSDTIQNSIEFWKAQQLFLDLLQQIQVQTSQESPTTMIANKIQRYIEDHFDEKITYEELGKEFHIHPNSVSLYMKKTFGITPNNLLTKYRLEEATKYLLLTSDQISTIATKVGYQNVYYFSMAFKKGYGMSPSEYRKKYISLKPNTPDDGAGNQFM, encoded by the coding sequence ATGGTTAAGCAATTCCTATCGATTTCATGTATCCCGACACCGACCTATATTCAAAGCGGCCACGTGGTTTTTAGTCCCGGTGAGCGGCATCCCAACCGGAAGAATTTCCAATTCTTTGTCATGATGTTCATGAAACGCGGAAAATTATTTATCGCAGAAGATAATACCGAATACACCGTGAGTGCCGGTGAGATGTTCATTCTCCAACCACAGCACCATCACTATTCATGGAAACCAATGGATGAAACCACTGAATACTACTGGATTCACTTTGCAACAGCCGGCAATTACGTCCAAGCCCGGGAACCAAAGCAGATGCGACCAGTCATTCCCGTGCCGGCAATTCATTACTACACCTCGGCCATTACTTTATTTTTGGAGAAGCAACAGCCGATTCCTAATGAAGAAACGGTGATCTCAATGATCAAAAAGATCTTTGCCAACAGCCGTAAGTCCAATGAAAACCACTCTGACACCATCCAAAATTCAATTGAGTTCTGGAAGGCCCAGCAACTATTCTTGGACCTGCTCCAGCAGATTCAGGTTCAAACATCGCAAGAGTCGCCAACCACGATGATTGCCAACAAAATCCAGCGCTACATTGAAGATCATTTTGACGAAAAGATTACTTATGAAGAGCTAGGCAAGGAATTTCATATCCATCCGAATTCTGTTTCTTTATATATGAAGAAAACATTCGGCATCACCCCCAATAATCTCCTGACAAAATATCGTTTGGAAGAAGCAACCAAGTACCTGTTATTGACTTCTGACCAAATCAGCACCATCGCCACGAAGGTTGGTTACCAAAACGTCTATTACTTCTCGATGGCCTTCAAAAAAGGTTATGGCATGTCGCCTTCCGAATACCGTAAGAAATACATCAGTCTAAAACCAAACACACCGGATGACGGCGCCGGTAATCAATTTATGTAA
- a CDS encoding ABC transporter substrate-binding protein/permease, whose translation MNNVASAQSKEHYTIGVGPTFVPFEIQAKNGSYNTAHPGLDIEILRAAAKKENFTYTLKVMNFAAAIQALEGNQVDGVIAAMMATPERAEKIDFSKPYYNVGLALAVPKGSSIKGYNDLKGKTVAVKTGSTSEQYAESIQKKYGFHITRFNDSNTELSNVLVGNSAAAIDSTATLLYSIKNKMKLQLVGKAANKNPVAFGVKKGHNQELLKRFNAGLAAIKKDGTYDKIVKFCTGEHSKSAIPVQSNSDRTYFGLLKSNATSFGNGIKMTLEITIVAIFFATIIGIILGILGATPNKFLRGLSSTYAFVFKSIPVMVLAFFVYIGIPNLTGEKIPLFIAGVITIVMENSAYTASFVRGGIEAVEGGQMEAARSNGMSYFQAMRYIVLPQALRIMAPSFINQFIIALKGTSVLSAIGVAELTQQGTIIISRNMEGFKVWLLVSLMYLAMIGLLSYLSNLVKKHYQLAS comes from the coding sequence ATGAATAATGTTGCATCCGCACAATCAAAAGAACACTACACAATTGGTGTTGGACCGACCTTTGTGCCGTTTGAAATTCAGGCCAAGAACGGATCTTATAATACGGCTCACCCTGGTCTCGATATTGAAATCCTTCGGGCGGCCGCCAAGAAGGAGAACTTCACCTACACGTTGAAAGTCATGAACTTTGCGGCAGCCATTCAAGCGTTGGAAGGCAACCAAGTTGACGGCGTGATTGCCGCTATGATGGCGACGCCGGAACGAGCTGAGAAGATTGATTTTTCAAAGCCATATTATAATGTTGGCCTCGCATTGGCAGTGCCAAAGGGGAGTTCGATTAAAGGATATAATGATTTGAAGGGCAAGACCGTCGCCGTTAAGACCGGTTCAACCTCTGAGCAGTATGCCGAAAGCATTCAAAAGAAATATGGCTTTCATATTACCCGGTTCAACGATAGTAACACTGAACTGAGTAACGTTTTGGTTGGAAACTCGGCTGCGGCGATTGATTCCACGGCCACGTTGTTATACTCAATCAAAAACAAGATGAAACTCCAGTTAGTTGGGAAGGCCGCCAATAAAAATCCGGTCGCCTTCGGGGTTAAGAAAGGCCACAATCAGGAATTGCTGAAACGATTCAATGCCGGTTTGGCTGCCATCAAAAAAGATGGGACCTACGATAAAATCGTCAAATTCTGCACTGGTGAACACAGTAAGTCAGCGATCCCAGTTCAATCAAATTCCGATCGGACATACTTTGGCCTGTTGAAGAGTAACGCCACTTCGTTTGGCAACGGGATCAAGATGACCCTGGAGATCACGATTGTTGCCATTTTCTTCGCGACGATCATCGGAATTATTCTCGGTATCTTGGGCGCCACGCCAAACAAGTTCCTGCGAGGATTATCTTCCACTTACGCCTTTGTCTTCAAGAGTATTCCAGTCATGGTGTTGGCATTCTTCGTGTACATTGGGATTCCCAACCTAACAGGTGAGAAGATCCCACTGTTTATTGCCGGGGTCATCACCATCGTTATGGAAAATAGTGCTTATACGGCTTCCTTTGTCCGTGGTGGGATTGAGGCAGTCGAAGGTGGTCAAATGGAAGCGGCTCGTTCCAACGGGATGTCGTATTTCCAAGCCATGAGATACATTGTACTGCCGCAAGCCTTGCGAATTATGGCACCCTCATTTATCAACCAATTTATCATCGCATTAAAAGGGACCTCGGTTCTGTCGGCGATCGGGGTGGCTGAACTGACCCAGCAAGGAACAATCATTATTTCCAGAAACATGGAAGGTTTCAAAGTTTGGTTGCTGGTATCGTTGATGTACCTGGCAATGATTGGGTTGTTGAGTTACCTGTCCAATCTCGTGAAGAAGCATTATCAATTGGCAAGTTAA